Sequence from the Streptomyces sp. R33 genome:
GGTGACACCGAGGTGACGCCGATCAGTGAAGGCAGATGACCGATTCCCCGTCGCGCTGTCGTGTTCGTCTGACACTCCCTGCGTCCCTACGGTCCGGCGGCACTGCGAGCCGGGGCAGATCTTGACGCTTAAGATCCCGGAATGGAAATCGAACTGTCTGATGACGTACTGGACGAACTGATCGAGCTGCAGGAAGCGACCAACGAAGCGCACGCCGAGTTGACACGCCTTCAGGAGGAACTCGGCGACGCCGCCCAGTGGACCGACGAGCAGCACGTGACCTGGCGGGACGCCTGGGAAGACGCACGCGAGCCCTGGTGGCTGCTGGATACGGCCCTGGACCACTACGCGGAAACGCTCGGGCTGAACCGCGACGCGCTGGAGGCCACGGTGCAGAAAGCGGCAGGCCACGTCCCACTACCAGACGAAGACTGACGGCCCGCCGACGGTCGAGGCAGCCTCACGTGCTCCACCCATCGGCCCCCGCAAGGGGGGTCGGCGACACCCACGACGCCGCCCCGCTCCCCCGGCCGGCGCCCCCCTCGACACGACAGCGGACACCACCGAACGCTGGACGAAGACATCCTCACGGAACCCCACGCCCCGGCCAGGCCCACTCGGCAACAGGACCGCCACGCCCTACACGCACGACAACCAACCTTCGCCGGAAAGCGACAAAAGCCTTCACCAACCGAATGGCACACCAGCAACGCGGTACCCAAGCCCGCCACACCCACCACCAGTGAGAAACCCGTGACGCACATCCAGTGCACATCACACGACGCCCATCCTGAACGTCACCCTCGATCATCCGGGCCCCGGCCCCGAGCCGGGAAACCGGGCGAATGACCGAACGTCGCGTCCTGGGCACCGGCCCGCGCCCCGCCACTCCCCCACACAGCCAACGGCCGGCCGTCGGCCCGTCTCGCCTCCGAGCCGGCCGAGGCGCCACGTGCGGGGGCCGAGGGGCCCGCGGCCGCACCCTGCTCCCCCGGCCGCCGCCAACTTGGCACAGGCCCGGACACAGCCGCGCACTGACCACTCGTCACCGGCCGTGGTCGGCCGACCGCTTGGGGCGGCCCGGCGATACTGCCCCCAGAAACCGGGCACCGGGCCTCGCCCGTGCACGCCGCGGGACCGCACCAACGTCACAAGGCGGGAGTCCGCCATGCGACAGCTCAGACGCTCAGTGCTGCTCGCCGTAGAACGCGAGGCTGGGAGACATGACCGTCGCGCATAACCGAGGCCTCTACGAGAACTGCGATATCGGCGGCCAGTGAGCGGTCGGCCCCCTCTTCCGTCAGCCAGCGGGCCGCAGCGACCGTGCCATAGGTGGACCAACCGCCGATGAGCAGGATGCGCTTGTTCGGGTTGAGGGGGTTCGTGGCTCTGACGATGTAGCCGCAGTCCCGTGTGATTTCGCCGTCCGTGGTTTCTCCCTGGTACGCGGTGCCATCCCAGGTGATCTCTCCACCGCCGAGCTGGAAGGGCAGCGACTCCGCCATGGCGGCGAGGAGGCGGCGGGCCACCTCATTATTCTTCGGGCCACCGAGGACGAGCAGGTCATGTTCCATCTCGCGACCTGGCAGATGGCCCGACAGCCAGACCTTCTCCAGATCAAGGTCCCGGTAGGCATGTGTCAGGGAGGGTACGAGCAGGGACAGAGCTCTGATCTGGCCCAGACCCGCCACAGGGCGCTGGTAACGGCCCGTATCTATGTGGGCTGTGTCCAAAACGACGGAGAGCTCGGCCGCTCCTGAATATCGCCATGTGCGGCGGGCTGGCAGCCGTCTGACCACGAACCAACGCACCAGCCCGCCGAGACCGGTGAGCACGGCAGCAACCACCGCACTGAATATCTGCGATCCCACAGCCTCCGCGATGCTCTCCACAGCCTTCGCTCCCCTCGCTTACTCAGACCCTGACGCTGGGAGGCGTCCAGCAGCCGCTCTACAGGATCATGGTCTGATGCAACCTTAACTGACGTCTCCTGATGGGAACTTGTTGTGTCCACGAGCCTGCTCTACCGGGCAGCTCGCGGCTCGTACCAGCGGTCCCCGTCTTGCTGCATGTATGCGCGCCCATATAGGGAACAGCGAGGCCTCCTCCCGCGCCGGCAGCAGCCGGGGCCGCACGGCCATGACGGCGCCGTGATCTTCGCGCGGCCGCCTGCCCCACGAATACGGGCTGACCCGGGACCAGCAGCAGGGCGGCGCTGGCGTCATCTGCACCCCGCCGCTCACCGAGGGAGCGAACGCACGCGGCTGGCTCCACGGCACCCACCTCCCCGACCCCGAGTCCGGAGCTGCCCGCCATCCGACGGGGCTGACATTCGTCCGAAAAGCGCCGGTGCCTAGCACTCGGCCGATGTGAACTCGGCAGCAGGCTTCAGCGGACGGGGTGCAGAACCGCTGTGTAGTCCTCTCCGCCGTACAAGGACTCATAGCGGATCTTGAGTGTGACGCGCCGGTTGATCAAGTCCTCGACGTCTGCGTGGCCGTGCGGGTCGTAGCCTGCGACGCTCAACAAATACTGCTCGTAGTCGGTGGCGAGCACCTCTCCCCGGTTGAAGGTCACAGCGGACGGGCTCACCGGCAGGCCCTCGCGGACGCGGTCAACACTGGATTCACACCAGGCACCGATCGGTTCGCCATCGACTGTCAGCACGCTGTCGACGACGACCGCAGGGCCAAGCCCGGAGTTGATGAGCCGGATCCCCGCTCTTCCCCCTACCGGCCAGCCCCGATGGAGTTGCAGTACCGGGCGTACCGAGTGCCGGTTGTGCTGGCGCATCGCGCGCGTTTGGTAGATCGACACGACCAGCGACGCGACAGCAATCACGACGGCACATATCGCTGTAACGGTCTCCGCCTTCATCCCATCCCCCCGGTAAAGTCTCGTTGCCTGGACGATAACCGAGCCGAGCACCGTCTCACGACTCGACCTCGGCCGTTTCCACCCGCCAGTACCGCAGCCTCCTGGCCGACAGGGGAACCGACGACCAGGCCTCCACCCTCGACCGCAACGCATGCCTGAGGCTGGCCCGCTGTGCCGTGGACGGCGGTTGGCAGCAGAGTGCGTTGTCAGAGGTTCGGCGCGCGGAACGGCTTGCGCAGCTGGAGCGGTTCACCGAGGTGGCGGCCGAGGCCGAACGCTCCGCATTCAGCCGGCCTTCCGAGTGGGACGATACCCACGCCTGGTACCTCACGACCCCGGCCGATCAACATACTCCGGAGAAACGGAACCCATCGCTGATTTTCGCACCCCCGCTTAACCGAACCATTGGCTAGAACTTCCCCAACAAGGCGCCCCCGCCAACTCCTGGTGAGCCTTCAGGGAGTGTCGCCGGACCAGTCCCAACGGTTCCGCTCGCCGGGGCGCGGGTCGTACAGGGCCCGGCCGCCGGCGCCGAACTGGCCGAGCTCGGTCATCAACGCGGCGCCGGTCTGGATCTCGTCTGCTGTCCAGCCGGTGATGTCAAGCAGCAGGCCGTCGAGCGGGCCGCCGACGAGCTCGGCGTAGGTGCGGCCGGGCCATGGGCCCGGGTTCGGGTCGTCGTGGTCCGTGCCGTAGACCCGACCGCGCAGTAGCTCCTCATCCCTGTCCATGCGTCCCAGCGTCCCAGCTGACAGCGACAGAGAAGGCTTGCCCAGGGTCACCAAAGTCAGGAGGCTTGCCCGGGGCGGAAGCGGGAGCGCCAGCCGCGGACCTTCTCGGCCATCGCGGCGGCCTCCGCCTCCAGGCGGTCACGCTCGGCCTGGTCCGCGGCCGCGACCGCCGTGGCCTCGCACGGCTCGCACAGCGTCGGGTGCCACCGGTGGCCCGGCTCCGGGGACAGCCGGGTGTTCTCCCATCGGTCGGTGTCGAACTCGTCCCGCAACCGACGCAGGCAGGGCGGGCGGCCTCGCGCTCGGCCCTCGTCTGCTCGGCCGCGCGGCGCAGCTGCTCCTGGTACTCCTCCTGCTGTGCTCGCGCCCGCTCTGCCCGGCGGGCAAGGACGGCGTCCCGGCGGGGGTTGCCGATCGCGTCGCGCAGCGGCTGCATGTGGGTGCGGCCGAAGCAGAGGAAGACCGGGCTGTTCGGGCCGTGGGCGCGCAGGTTGCGCGCAGGTTGCGTAGTCCGGTCGCGATGATCGGGATCTTGCGGTCGTAGCTGCTGAACCCGTCGGCCGGCTCGCCCTCCCACAGCGGGTGGGTCAGCTGCTGCAGCCGCGGGAGGGTGCGGTTGGGGTCGCGGGCGCCGATGTGGTTGAAGACGATCAGGACCGGCGGGTGCGGGGCCTCTCCTCGCTCCGCGACGCGGGCCATCCAGCGGGTGCGCCACATCGGCTTGTCCTTGCCGTTGGTGTCCTTGATCTGCCGCTTGAAGAACCGGTGGTACTTCAACAGCTTTGCCGCGATCTCCTCGGCGATCTCATGGCAGTTGTCGACCTCGATGAACAACAGCGGGATCCCGTCCTGCGGGGCGGCGGCTGCGTAGGTGACAACGAGGAACGATTGTCGAGTGGTTTCGGCAGCGACAGGTGATCAGCGGGCTGCGGAATGTTGGTGAGAATCAGTAACGCCCACCTCGGCACCATGCATGCCGAGGGGCTCAGGAATGATGCCTCTGTTCGAGGTAGATGGAGAGAGGCTGTCATGGAAGACGAGCTGGGCGAGCTGATTCATCTGGCGGATCCGCCGGGGACGAGCGGTCACGTTGTCTCTCTGCGTGTTTTGGAGCTGCCAACTCCTGGCAGAGACTGTCTGGACTGCGAGTTTGTCGTGGAGACCGAGACCGTCAAGGGCAGCTTCCCCGTCTATGTCACGTCCGATGACCTCGATGACTGGGGGGAGGCCCTTGAGGAGCTCGCCGGGGGTCGGTTCGTGTCATGGCTGAACTCGGGTCGGACGGTCCAGTTCAAGATCAAGCCGCTGAGCCCTGGTGTGATCGCGGTGTCGGTCCATGACGGCCCGTCGTCGCAGGTGACGGTCAGCTTGCCCCTCTTCCCGGCGACCGGCTGGATCGATGATCAGCGGGCGCGTCTCGCGAAGGTGCGGCGAGCGTTTGCCAGCTGACCGTCGAATGTCGTCGGTGTTCGGCTCGTTGTCAGCCGGCGGCTTGCTGTTCGGTGCGGGCGCGGGTGGTGGCGAGGCGGTATGAGTCGGTGCCGGTCTCGATGATGTTGCCGCCGAAGGTGAAGCGGTCGACGATGGCCGCGCAGAGGCGGGGGGCGGTGAACGTCTTTGCCAGCCAGAGAAGGATTCGTTCGAGGCGATGGCCAGCCGTGCGTAAGGGCGGATCGGCCAGCGTGAGCCAGTCCTATCGGTTGGAGGGAACCACCGGCCCCCGGGCGATCAGGACGTCGGCTTCGTGGCGCCAGCCGAGGGAGGAGTAGAGGCGCTGGCCTTCCTCACTGGCGATGAGAAGACCGGTACGGGCGCCCTGGGCCACGGCGGCCTCCGCCAGAGCGCTCATCATGGCGCGGCCCAGGCCGCGTCGCCGGTGCGCCGCGTCCGTCTCGATGCGATCGGCGATCGCATCGGCGCCGACCACGGCGATGGTGCCGCGCGCCGCCACCTCTCCGGAGGAGTCATGGAGGGAGACGACCGTGACTGGTCCCTCCGTGCGGACCTCACGCTCGTACGGCGCGGCGGGCGCGTGCTGCGGGTGCTCGGTCAGATCGGTCGTCATGAACCACTCGGATCGGTGGAGCAACTCCAGTCCGGCGGCGCCGACGACGGCTTCGACGGTGCCTGGGCGCAGCGTAGGTACCGTGAGCCAGGTGGTCTGCCTCGCGGCGGCGACGGCTGCCGCCAGCCGCGCCAAGGACTCGGGCTCCTCGTCCGCACGCAGCGCGAACACCTCGACCTCGCGGCCGGGTTGGTCGCACTTCGACCGCAAGCCGTCCCAGGCGGACTCGACCGGCTCGGCCTCGGGCAGGGAACGAGCTACGGTCCAGCCGTTCAGCCAGCGTCGTATCAGCTCTGATTCGATCTTCGTCATCCAGCGATTAGAGCATGACCGCAATCGGTGGACGGGCGAATAACCATCCCCGGTCGTCCGCCGCCAGGCGACGCCGCCCTCCATTTGCCGGTCGGTCTACCGGCATAGGTGGCAGGGTACGGTCACACCGAGCTCCACCCGAACGCGAAGGGCCCGCACACTGGCAATCGGGGTGCGGGCCTTTCAGGGCGTACGGCTCGGCTACGGGGCAGGGGTGAACTCCACGTCCGTGTCTCCACACCCGGCTGCGATGTCCAGCAGCCGCTCCCGCTCCGCACCGTCCACCGCCAGACCCCAGCGCAGCTTCGTCGCCGTCCACTCCGCTCCGTACCGGCACAGCGCGTCCAGCGCCGGCGGCAGCCACTCGGCCGGATCCTGATCCGCCTTGCTCCGGTTGGAGCGGGCGGTGACCGCGACCAGGGAGGACAGCTGGCCCTGGTCGTTGGCGTAGGCCTCACGCCGTCCACGAACTGGCGCCAGCTGGCGGGGAGCGTCATTCCAGTTGTGCCATATTCCCCGCTGACGGCCTTGTGGTCCTGGGGCGCGATTGGCCCGGGGGTGAGCATGCGCTCAGTGGACGCTCGGGACCCCGCACCGGACCGCGACACGGACCGCGATGTTCGAGGGACATCCTCCTGTGGCGCATGCTGGCGGCCACCGTCATCGCGGCGGTGATCGCGTTGCCGCCCGCGCTGCTCATCGAGCAGACGATGCCTACGCCGTCGCCGCCGGCATCGCGTTGCACGCCGCGTTCACCTGCCTCAAGCCCGCCAGCTCATCAACTTCTCCGGCCTCACCCTCCGCACGTACGCCGCCTTCGCCGCCGGATCGCCCACGCCCAGCACCCGGAGCCAGCCGTGTCCGGCCCTTGGGGATCGCCGGTGCGGCTGGTAGCGGCTGTGTGTTCACTTTGCTGAATGCCTGGCGGGGTGGTCAGCGTTTGATGCGCCCGCGTACGGCGAGGACTGCCAGGGCGAGGAGGGCGGGTTCGAGGAGGCGGGAGGTCATTTCGATGTAGGTGCCGGTGGTGGTCAGGTCCTGCCCGCTGGAGCGGAACACCACCGAGTTGAGCGTGACGCTCAGGGCCTTGTCGAACCGCTTGCTGGTGAACCTCTTCCCGGTGGGGTTCTGCGGATCCGCCTTGTCGATCACAAAGACGACCTTGCCCCCGCCGGCCGGAATGGTGCCGGTCGCCTTCTGCTTCGGGGAGTCCTGGGGGATCCCGAAGCCCATCAGCAAAATGATCGTCACCAGCATTGCGGCAGCCAGCCAGCCCAGAGCACGGGAGGCGCGCAGGCCGTAGCCGGAGAGCAGCCAGTAGCCATGCAGCAGGCCGCGTTCGGCGGGCGGGGTGCCCGTGCGGTCGTGGCGGCGGTTGTGGCGGCGCATCTCCATCTCGCCGA
This genomic interval carries:
- a CDS encoding DUF5959 family protein, which codes for MEDELGELIHLADPPGTSGHVVSLRVLELPTPGRDCLDCEFVVETETVKGSFPVYVTSDDLDDWGEALEELAGGRFVSWLNSGRTVQFKIKPLSPGVIAVSVHDGPSSQVTVSLPLFPATGWIDDQRARLAKVRRAFAS
- a CDS encoding GNAT family N-acetyltransferase — encoded protein: MTKIESELIRRWLNGWTVARSLPEAEPVESAWDGLRSKCDQPGREVEVFALRADEEPESLARLAAAVAAARQTTWLTVPTLRPGTVEAVVGAAGLELLHRSEWFMTTDLTEHPQHAPAAPYEREVRTEGPVTVVSLHDSSGEVAARGTIAVVGADAIADRIETDAAHRRRGLGRAMMSALAEAAVAQGARTGLLIASEEGQRLYSSLGWRHEADVLIARGPVVPSNR